A region from the Beduinella massiliensis genome encodes:
- a CDS encoding M50 family metallopeptidase, giving the protein MFSTFSTLFYVLLALVMLGVLVMVHEAGHFFVARLCGIEVMEFSIGMGPKIWAHTGKRGTVYSLRALPVGGYCKFYGEDEDNDDPRAYNKQAVWKRFLSVLAGPLMNFVIALLIVIVFVTAIGEYYLQIQSVNAGEPAQTAGLEAGDVLVGVNGETITSAAMVTDAISKSGGSPVTMTVMRDGGYRHVSVSPAYSAEMGAYAIGISFGSARVRLPLLDSVKVAVDWNISAVKSIWDALAGLVTRGEGVNDIAGPVGTIDIIQKETRAGGLDIYLKLAALISINLGFMNLLPIPGLDGSRLIFFAIEAIRRKPVNPNVEGMIHMCGFVLLMLVVVVFTYKDILRIFA; this is encoded by the coding sequence GTGTTTTCAACGTTTAGCACGCTTTTCTATGTTTTGCTTGCCCTCGTGATGTTGGGCGTACTGGTCATGGTGCATGAGGCGGGGCACTTTTTCGTGGCGCGTCTGTGCGGCATCGAGGTCATGGAATTTTCCATCGGGATGGGCCCGAAGATCTGGGCGCATACGGGCAAGAGAGGAACGGTTTACTCCCTGCGCGCGCTGCCGGTGGGCGGATACTGCAAGTTTTACGGAGAAGATGAGGACAACGACGACCCGCGCGCTTACAACAAGCAGGCGGTCTGGAAGCGTTTCCTGTCCGTTCTCGCGGGGCCGTTGATGAACTTTGTGATCGCGCTGCTGATCGTGATCGTCTTCGTGACGGCGATCGGCGAATACTACCTTCAGATACAGTCCGTCAATGCGGGCGAGCCCGCGCAGACGGCTGGACTGGAGGCAGGAGACGTACTCGTCGGCGTGAACGGCGAGACGATCACGAGCGCCGCTATGGTGACGGATGCCATCTCGAAGAGCGGGGGCAGCCCTGTGACGATGACGGTCATGCGGGACGGGGGATATCGTCACGTATCCGTCTCGCCCGCGTACAGCGCGGAGATGGGCGCTTATGCGATCGGCATCTCCTTCGGGAGCGCGCGCGTGCGCCTGCCGCTGCTGGACAGCGTCAAGGTTGCGGTGGACTGGAACATCTCGGCGGTGAAGAGCATTTGGGACGCGCTGGCCGGGCTGGTAACGCGCGGAGAAGGCGTAAACGATATCGCCGGGCCGGTAGGGACGATCGACATCATTCAAAAGGAAACGCGCGCCGGAGGGCTCGACATTTATTTGAAGCTCGCAGCGCTCATCAGCATCAATCTGGGCTTTATGAACCTGCTGCCCATCCCGGGGCTTGACGGAAGCCGTCTGATTTTCTTCGCCATCGAGGCGATTCGGCGTAAGCCCGTGAACCCCAACGTGGAGGGGATGATCCACATGTGCGGCTTCGTACTGCTCATGCTGGTGGTCGTGGTCTTCACCTACAAGGACATTCTGCGCATATTCGCCTGA